The genomic stretch gaAACCCATCAAAGTAGAGCTTTCGGATCCTATAGAGTAAACCTCGGTTCCGTGCACTGTACCTCCAGAAAATTTCCTACACAAAACATGGTACTTCATTGGCTATTCACTAGAAGGGTGTAGCTCCAAGAAGCAATTTGTACTCAGTAAGTTTTAAACCGCAAACCTCTAAGGCAAGGACTTATGGTTCAATAGGTGCCACTGAGCCAACCCCTTAAAGTTATTACTATATGTATTTGAACACTATTTTAATCAAAAAGTTCAAATTAATGAGCTTAATTAATCCATTTAAGTAGATtaagtatttattttctttaatttgtctCAACGTGAAACGCAGTACTTACACATGTTCATTCACAACACATATTATATTGCTCTTCCAATATAATAGAACTCTTAAAAAGgtgttaaaaattaaataaagaaacgATAAAAGGCCATATATTCTTAAAAAGGTCTCCATATATTCATTATATGGACACCAActaagcattttcttttttatcttggaaaaatacttcttttttcttaGCACTTCGGAAAATATGTTGTACTTAGATCTTTGACAAGATTATTACACTGCAATTCTATCCTTCCTCCTACAAAGTTGCACCAATTCCTGCACCACTCCATCAATCtcttcctctcccttctctcttaTCTTCTCTTTCAATTCTTTTGCCTTCCTCCTTACACCCTCTCCAGCTTTTTCTTCAACCACCTCTCTGATCACCTTTGCCACCTTTTCCCGTTCAAGCTTCCCATTCACATCTCTCTTGACTTCTACACCCACACCCACCTCCTCCACCAGCCGAGCATTTATTGGCTGATCAAGTTGCATGGGCACGGCTATAATGGGAACTCCAAACTTCATGCTCTCCATCACAGAACTCCAGCCACAGTGACTCACAAACCCACCAATGCTTGGATGCTCTAAAATCTTTGTTTGTGGTGCCCATCCTTCCATAACCATTCCTCTATCTTCAAGCTgcaagaatataaattaaattaaatgagtaGGTTTATCCATTTTTATGgattttaagtttaaaaaaataaatgttaatttaacataatattaaagTAAATGTCATGAGTTCAAACGTTGTATGCATCAATTCATTATATTCTAGttaaatattctatgtgttAAGTCTTACTTACTAATTAAGTATACTTacattttttgttcttatttattaaagtaaaaatttgaGTCCACGcttgatataaattaaaagaaaaaaactttacttactaCCCCCTAAGCGACTTTACAAAccttaaagttttaaaatctacAATGTTGGTATTCCAACTTTCAAacccttttaattttacaattttttgttaaagtgctcaaaatgccaaaaaaaaattgattatttgaaaaaaaaaaaacaaaaacaaaaaaaaaaacaaaacaaaacaaaagctttgGGCTAACCCACGGCTTTAATTTGGTGAAGAattttcgctctctctcttttttttttaaataataataataataatccacaTGGAAGTTAAATAAGAcagtaaaaaaatgaaatgtcccgtaaatttttaaaaatgtcctagataaaaaataaataaaaaataactattatttttaaaaaatacaaaatagaaaagcttgactcacaaaaaaaaaatatatatatatcttaccGATGAAtgacattacaaaatttttaaattttaaaagtataattAAAAAGGTAAgttaaatttttcctaaattgagGAATATTTAATACAACCTTGTCTTGAAAACCTTTTCGAAGTGCCATTTCAAGACTGACTTTGTCGCCTGCAGGGAATCTCACCACCCATATGAAACACACCATGCTAAGTTGTAGCCCATGAGCCATCTCCTCTATTTCCTCCTCCGACAAAAAACACTCACTCCCGAATGAAACAAACACAGTCGATGATCTTTTCTTGCTATTCAGCCACTCCATGATTTCCCTTTTCTCATTGTCGTTGACACTTTCTTGAACAAGTGGACCGACCGGCACGATCTTCTTCCCCGTCGAAGTTGACAGATAGTCAATGTACTTTCCCTCAATCTCTCTAAAACTCTTCATCAACACGATCTCAGAAGACCGTTCATAGCACTCCAGCGCTCGATCTGAGTCTTTGATGCCATCGACAGAAGATTCAAGAAAATGGGTGAATTTCCGAACCTCATAATCGCGAAGAAAAATTCCCGGAAAAGGAAAGTCAATGCCAGGGTGCTTGATAGCATGGATAAGGAAAGATGTCATTGCAGCACCAGTTGGCAAGAACTCAACGGCTGGGATGTTTTGTGAGAGAGCAAGCGATGGCGCCCATTGCTGAAGAAAATCATAGACAAGCAAATCCGGGCTCAAGCTTTTTAGAATGGAGGAGAAATTTTGGCTGCCCATGTCGAAGGCCTTTTTGAGGGTGGGCATGAGGTGGGGTGGCAAGCCATTGGTTGTGTGGTAGAGGGGAGGAAGCTCCGGGAGGGAAGGGAGGTGGAGCTCCACTAGTTGTATTGAAAGTGAATACTTTTGAGGGAGTTTTTCTTTGATGGGGCGGAGGTTTATGGGTGTAGAGCATAAAAAGATGTGAAAGTTTCTCTTTGTGAGCTTCTTGGCAAGCTCTAGGAAGGGTGATATGTGGCCGTGAGCTATCCATGGAAGCATGAGGACATTGATGCTGCCATGTCTAGCATCCATTTTCTGATCAATTTGCTTTCTCTTTaattgggttttgttttgtggGAGAGATAAGGTGGAGGAGATGAGATAAGcgtcaaagagagagagataagaaTGCATGAGAAGAGTAACGTGGCGGAAGAGAAGAGAGTAGAGAGGGAAAGGTGAGGAGGTGGAAGCTGGACTAGATGGCTCGTGTTGAAGGACTCATCAAGTGAGCAATATTGTGAGTATAAATAACTAAAcgagttcttaaaaaaaaaaaaaaaaagagtaggaaAATATATGTTAGAAGTGTGAAGAAACTTCATTCAATTCACTTCCTTTGGTTGGATGACTCCTCTCTCAAAAAGCTGCAGTTTTGACTCACTTCCCCACTCATGAATGATGAGAGCGATTTATGAATTTAGTACAAAATTAGTGAATTAAGGTCGAGGAgtatgactcatttaattaaattggttgaattatagttgacatatatagtcttatatctatCTTTTGACACGACTTAAACTCAACGCACgatattttgatatttgaaGTAGGTAATTATTAGACatttttttgatataaaatggttttgataaaaaaaattgtttttagttGAGGATATTTTAGGGGAACATTAATGACTGTTTGTTAGTGTATTTGGGCGA from Corylus avellana chromosome ca1, CavTom2PMs-1.0 encodes the following:
- the LOC132167765 gene encoding UDP-glucosyltransferase 29-like, producing the protein MDARHGSINVLMLPWIAHGHISPFLELAKKLTKRNFHIFLCSTPINLRPIKEKLPQKYSLSIQLVELHLPSLPELPPLYHTTNGLPPHLMPTLKKAFDMGSQNFSSILKSLSPDLLVYDFLQQWAPSLALSQNIPAVEFLPTGAAMTSFLIHAIKHPGIDFPFPGIFLRDYEVRKFTHFLESSVDGIKDSDRALECYERSSEIVLMKSFREIEGKYIDYLSTSTGKKIVPVGPLVQESVNDNEKREIMEWLNSKKRSSTVFVSFGSECFLSEEEIEEMAHGLQLSMVCFIWVVRFPAGDKVSLEMALRKGFQDKLEDRGMVMEGWAPQTKILEHPSIGGFVSHCGWSSVMESMKFGVPIIAVPMQLDQPINARLVEEVGVGVEVKRDVNGKLEREKVAKVIREVVEEKAGEGVRRKAKELKEKIREKGEEEIDGVVQELVQLCRRKDRIAV